GGAGAATGAAAATATAAGAATATCAAGAAGAATTTTGATGGAGATGCTTTCACCATGATTTTAGATGCATCTTTGATAGATCTAACTCTCACTAATTCTTTGATACTTTTTTGTGCATTCAAGAACTCAGGATCTTCAAACAACTCCATTGATGATATCTAAGTTTCACACTGTTAATGAATAAAATGCAGAGAGAAGATTTGTGTATGTAGTGGATTTCAGTGAAGGAATTTATAAGGAAGTTTCATAGTGGCAGTTGAGGTTTGCGAGTGCTTACTAATTACTGACGCGTTCTTTAATTGTGGTAGATAGAAAGAAAAGAGAGTGAACCACAAGTAATCTTCTCAAAGACCTATTGATGCACAAGTACTCATAAATTGAGGTCTTTTTTGTAGTAGTGCAGatcattttcatctaaaaccaccTACCTTAATCATAAAGTGAGGTCTTAAAGTCCAATCAGGGTGCTTTTTATAGAAGTTACTGGCCTCAGTATTCTTAAAGTTGAGTTCTATATCCTGCAAGTTAAGCTCAGTACTCCCCCACTAGGACCACTACAGAACAAGTTGTAAAGCTCTGAAGTcaaaattttgcattttttgCAACAATAATACCCTGCAAACTTATGTCTATATATGCTAGGAGCACCTACCTAAGTTTACAGGTAAAGACATTCTGCATTTATTCGTCCAAAACTACATTTTCTGAACTTTTGAATTCTAGCTGACCGTTCATTACAGAAGAACAAGAAGGCTGGTTCTATTGACCCTACAGTGAAACCTAAAGCTTGTTTGTATTTGTTTTTAGTCTGATAAGAAAGCAACCTAATGGCTCAGTAACTACTGATGGTCAGTAATATGAAAACAACCCCAgaaaaacaataaacaaattaCTAAGTCTGCTTAATCTTCATGGAACAAAATTTCTTTGCTTCTAGTGAGAGATATTAAAAGAAAACTCGAATCTAAAGATGGAACGAAATAAGAAAGCAACAAAATCATCATATAGTCCACAAAACAATCAGAGAATAGTAAAAGATTACCGTGAGTAAGTCGTTCATGTTTGATCAAAACcagagacagagagagagtacAGGAAAAGTTTGAACGGGATGAGGTCGTCAGCGAGAATAAGGTAGTTTGAAAAACGGAATTCTTTGTATGTGAAGAATACTTATTGTTGGACGGCAAGCAAGAAAAAGAACAAGGTACAGACAAAAGCGGGATTAAATAACTTAATAAAGTTAAGAAGAGGGCGTTACTAATTTCTTCACCTGAGATGTTTACGAGGTTTACGTTATACTTTGAAGGCCCAACTGGTTGGAACTGAAATTCTTTGTAGCCTTAATTATTTCACTTACTAGGAATTTTTAAACCATTATAATCCACCTAATCCACTTGCAGATTTTTTAAAGGTATAAAGGTTAGTATAACCAATACAACCCACCTAATACACCTGAACTAGCCCGATTAGGCCTAAACCACATCATCCGCCTGACCCATTTCGCAAATCTGGATATTGAGTATTGACGCGTGGCGGAGTAGGCAAACTAAATGGAACTGGAGATACGCAATACGCAATTGTATCTGATCCACCGTTCACTCACCTGTTCACAGTTTAGCAGGAAAGATACAGCATCTGATGGCATTGTCCTCCACTGAAACTGTGAACGAGAAGCGTTTCATGGAAAACCGTATTGCTATACAACAAGGTTGATAACATCTGAACATTGCAGAAGATTTTACCCATAAAAAAAAGTTCCTCAGTGTATAGCGGATGCATACATTTAGTTTATACCTGTCTACAGTCTTCACACATGAGATTTCATCAAACCTCCGCAGAACCCCAAAACCAGCTCCATACATCTTTGCTTTCAGTTAAAATcaaaaagtcaaagaaatccaACAATTAAAAAGGATGTAGCCTTCTCCCATGTTGTCGGCGAGGAACAGCACGTATTAGAGCCAAGGGGTTGAGGAATTTAGGCACTGGGATTTTGAACAGCACGTATTAGAGCCAAGGGGTTGAGGAATTTAGGCACTGGGATTTTATTTACACGTACAGGAGAACTTTCTAAGTTTAAGTTTTGGGTTATTGCCCTTAGGAAGTGCAATCAATTATGAACTGATTTCATGCTGCATACATGGCGTCATGACACTTTCACAAACGCAGTGCCATTTGCTCTGTACAAGCATAATATGTTCCAGTTATGGTGGAGCTTTAAAATCCAGAAGAGCATCTCTTAGCGATGATGAAACCTCTCCAATCATGTACATTACCATATGCATAACAAACTTtaataaaacaaagaaaattaaaagaaatggTGAACCAGTGAGGAGAAATTACAGTCAGACAGTGACTCATCTAAGGACAGTATGGCAGACACAAATTTCCCCCCGCCCATTTCCCCACAAATTTAAAGATCGGCAGTGCTACACTTCCCCCACAAATCCCCCCCGCCCATTTCCCCCATGAGGTGTCAAATTTTAGCCCCTTGATCCCTTGGATTGAGATTAGCATGGGGGTCCTTTTGTGTGGCATTAGACCACTATCTCCATGACACCTAATGGTGGAAATGGTTGGGGGACATGAGTGGGGGATAACTAGCATTTTCGTATGATCTACAATACCTTATATGGCAATACCTGCAGGAATACAGTCAGGCAGGATAACTCGTCGAAGGACAAATGCCGGACACTCTGCTGAAAGTTCTTAAGATCTGCGATCCCCTATACAGGAATACCTACTGTACATAATTTTCTTATACAGCAATACCTACGGGCAGACCCTCGGGTAGGATGACTCATCAAAGGACATTATGGCGAATACGCTGCTAAAAGATCTTAATATCTACAATCCTCTATACAGCAATACCTACCTAAGCCTTTCATGCTTGGATAAAATAATGAAGTACATATTCGAGTAGGCAAAAAAACAGTTCTGGAAGTAAAAATGGCCGAGCACAATTCTGGACATTTTAAGTGGTCAAATTTGCTCCAAAAAGTAGATCACATGCCAGCTTATTTTCCAACGTTGAAGCATGGTCCTAAAGAAGTGTGCTGCCTCAAGGCAGTAGTAATGTGTGTTAAACCTGAATTTGACACTACACTGAAACTTATGTTGAAGCATCAGAAAAGATGTTAATGTTATCATCAGGCACACACTGTGAGGTGCAAAGCTACGGCAACATAATCTTAGAATGTGGTCTGTGAAACATTAGAAGCACCTATTCACTATTTGGGCATAAAATCTAACACAACCTATTCGAAATGCTTACAGTACAGTAGCATAACAATTTCAGAACCTAAGTAGAATCATCAATCATGTATAAACAAATACTTTCTAAAGTTCTAATCCTGAAACATGACATGTTTTTGGCATCAATTAGTATATCTAAAATTctctatgccaaaaccaaatttgTGTTTCCTGAAAAAAACTAAGATATGATTTCAACTGTATTTGCACCCCAAAAATAAAGGCTCGAAAGCAGGGCGATAATgcattattgttgatgttgtgtGAATGACTACCTACCTTAAATACAAACAGTAATTGATGATCCACAGTAAGCACACCATCTACAAAAATACTTAAAACGTCATCATTAAGCACATTGTAAATGGCTCCATATACTATATGATACTAGCTATGCCCAATGGCACTGAAATTAGCTGATCCAGTACAACAAACCAGCAGAATTGAAGTACAAATAGGAACATATCGATGCTCAAAATTTAACTATAAACGAAGCATGTATTCGTCATAAATGTAAACTTCCCAAGCGTAGATAATGAGAAAAACAACATGATAGAAGTTTGCACTTTAGTGTTTCTATAACAGAGTTCATGGAATTTAAGTTCATGCACTTCTTAACTAAAACATGTAAAAATCAAAACCCTTACCTCAAAAAGAGATAAAATTCCAATCACCAAAAACCTTAGTTCCAACTTGAAGGCCAATATCCATGAATCCCATAACCAGTCTTCCAATTATCCAAGAACACAACTTTCTTGACAGCCCAAAATGAAACAATCAGCGCAAACACCATGAATCCTCTCTGCACACTCCTGTTCCTAACCTGAACAAGTAAATGAGTAGCAATTGCCAACAGCAAACCCACGAGAGTATACAATCCCCCGACTGCAAATCCTTCAGCACCAAGTTGCATTCCCGAACCTTGATAAAAGAAAGATAGCTTGGACGGATCGTTTCTATCAGCTAAAAACATAGGCATCTTTCTAATGATGTTAAACATAGCACCAGAAACACTAAAGAAGTAAACAAACACAGAGAAAATCAAATACAACATAGGTTCATGAAGCAATGTGTTTCCAGCAAGAACTCTCTTAACTAAGAATGGGGATGAAATCAAAAGTGCTAAAATCAAAAACCCAACTTGCTTCTGTGAAACAACAGGTGGTCTCTCAATATTACCAACACTAAGTTTGGTCTTTGATTCAACGAATTCAGCCATTGATTCAGCCATCCTAGAGAAATCACTTTGATCCATTTGTTCAGAATCTTTAACATTACGTACTTGTGGACTAACATGACGGATATGAGGAAGCGCATTCAcaccaaataatccaaaactattTTGTGATTCTTTAAATTCAATATCACAAAAGAATAGTTTAGATTGAGATGGTGTATCTTTATTGTTCTTGATGAATGATGCTGATACAAGATCGAATTCAAATTTCAGATCTTTTAGATGAAGTTCTTGTTTATCATGGAGTTGGACAGCGTCGAAGAAGATGATTAATGAGTAAGATCTGGACTTTGCTGATGTTAAGAAACGATTTAGAGATTTATCATTGAGATGAATTACacctgattttgattttgattgaagGGAAATGAGTTCGGAAACTCTGTCTGAATGTGATTCTGATGAATCTACGAGGAGATTAAAAGATGTTGACAGAATGAAAATGGTGAAAAGCAACAGGGGAAGACAGGGTTTTCCAGAGATCCACATTTTCCCTAGGGTTTTGGTAAACTCGATGGTGAAGAGCGATTGAGGAGGAGAGATAGAGAGAGACGACTTGTAGTCGTCGAAGATGAAATCTGCCGGGTGGAACTGGGAGATGGGTACTTTCACAGTCGAAGCCCAAAGGCCATTTTGAGGAGGCTCTTTCGGTACTCTTGGTACGGTGCGGCTACAATGTAGTCGTGGCCCTCGTCATATAAAGTGGAGAAAATCTGAAACCAattgtagaaattgacgtttagtcccaaagttaatGGGCTTTAGAGCATCCACAATGGGCGATCAAATCTATATATTTGGTCAAGAAACGAGACACAGCGGGACAGACTATCGAGTAAAAGCTGGACCAAAATTAAATCCCAgattatatttggtctgggaccaagaccaaacccaaatatagtcgagcgagcGTATAAAATGATCCTGTGATGGGGCGAACGTATAAAGTGATCATGTGATGGGACGAACGTATAAAATGATCCTTGTGATGGGacggacattatatgtgatccttgtgatgggacggacattatatgtgatcctgaccaaatttactcttccatcCTAGTGTAATACcacggactaaactcaaatttggtcgttttttttttggtctttggttttgatcgcaccactgcagttgctcttagacaCTCTAGTCCAGCGTCCTCAAGCCTATTACTTCCTAGTCCAAAAataagggaaaaatatcgtttggtccttttttaggtgggcccatgtctgcttagtcctttggtcaaacgcctttactgtttggttcataattatttaaaaatatataacagacaaaagtacccttcctTGTTAATTTTTACtcattttcttgtagcagttcattatGTGTGATGAACCATCAAAGTTCATTCTTACAGATGAAAATCTAATAAAAACCAAATTAAATCACATATGAACGAACTTCATTATTTcattaaaattctaaaaaaaaattattattaagaacaaaaacctacataaaccagagttcatttctggaatgaagtcctcATAAAATCTATATaaatcagagttcatttctggagtgaactcctcataaaacctatataaaccagaattCATATCTGGAATGAAGTCCtcataaaacctatataaaccagagttcatttcttgaatgaactccttataaaacctatataaaccagagttcatttctggaatgaactcctgataaaaacctatataaacgatTATGTTCATCAACagcagagttcattccaaaaatgaagttcatttcagtaatgaagttcattctaggaatgaagttcattccaggaatgaagttcatcttaagcagcagcaacaacaacaacaacaaaacgcataaatcttcatcttcaacagcagcagcagatttctagggttttacgagttcatcttcatcatcatctccaatcgcagcaacatcaagaaaaccaaaaaacctaaataaatcttcaacaacaacaaatctatcttgagttcgtcttcatcttcatcaccaatCGCAGCAaacatcaagaaaacaaaaacctaattaaatcttcaacaacagtaGAAGATGAGTTCGTTCCAtcaagaaaaaacatcaaaatcttcatcacaaaccagagttcattcctgaaatgaactctgtcatcttcatcttcttcatcagcagcagcaactcatcttcatcatcttcatcctctccgtcatcagcagcaacaacagaggaaaaaacatcaaaatcttcatcacaaaccagagttcattccagaaatgaactccttcatcttcatcttattTTGTAGATCTGAAACTTACCAAAgcatcttcaacagcaacataTCTCGAAGTCTTCATCGTCTTTAAACAAACAGATCTCGTAATCTTCAATTGCAGATCTTTATCATCAAACAACCGTCGCAAAaaaacagcagcaacacaaaAATATTATCATCATCTTGAAGTCTTCATCGTCTTTAAACAAACAGATCTCGTAATCTTCAACTGCAGATCTTTATCATCAAGCAACCGTCGCAAAaaaacagcagcaacacaaaaatattatcatcatcattgTATTTCACAGCAACAACAAACGAATTTTTTTTAACCCAATCTTCAAAATCAACAGTTTaacaacagcaacagaaaaaGAGAAGTGAATAATATGAAAAAATATAAATCAAACTCCATTTTTTTCTTTCGTTTCTTGATTTTTtctagaaagaagaagaagaatgcgaCGAAGTTTTCGTTGCGGACCTAGGTTTTTTTTAATTGAGAGACGTAAAACCAAACAGAAGCAAATCTCGAAGTTTTCTCTGTATAAAATCTTCATCTCAATCTTCAAacaaaacagcagcaggaaataaatcaaatgagagagaaagtagatctaaaactaagagagagaaagtgaatctgaaaataaaattattttccatTGATTTTTTGCATATATATGGGTCCCAAAAGGATATTTTTGTCCCTACCAAACgataattacatcatccatgacgtcaccctaggaccaaaccataatttctaggaccaaactataatatatatttccaaaaaggaccaaacagacacatgACTGGGTCAAAatgactagactctctctaatatattattcctagaacctattggtatttcctaccGTGTAAACAGTTTGGTCCAAATTTCTAACGAGTTATTCCAAACTCGTAACGATCCAAACTAATCCGTTAGCATAATTACCCTTCCGTATGAGCATACAGGAATAAGAATGAGTTTTTAATTTTTAGATCTCAGATTCAAATCAGGAGAGAAACAGAGAGATATTTTGAGGCGATTTCTTGGATTCAATCGTTTGTTCATCATATTTCGATCTCAGGTTAGAGACTTAAATTTCAATCTCATCTTTCATTCGATTTTGTTTGTTACTTCGATTATgcgtttttgattttttttttttaatgcatGAGATGAAATCGATTTTGTCTTTCATCTTGCTTTCTgtcttttgatttctttttttggttttgattttgttatttgttaggttttgattttcatgaaactcttttgatttatgtttttcattttgatctttctttttatttgtttttggatgtatgatatgaaatcaattcgatctttcattttttttatttatttttcatttcttcatcTGTGTCTTTAATTAATGGTTATTCATGGTTTACATTGATAGAGtaattgatttttttaattttttgactaTGCAGAATGTGTACTTTCTTGTACACTGTATATGTTCCGATTTTTTGTGATTTAACGTTAATTCGAAAAATTAGTTCTCTAATAAATTTATGATTCAGATCTTTAGTTGTTACATCTTTGTGTTACTGGATTCGATTGAGATCTTTTAGATGTGatccaaatttttttattagttaTTTGATTTATCATTTGTGTGTTGATTGAACCTAAGAATGTTATTTTTTGAGATATTTTGTATGTTGTTTAGAGCTTAATGTGTTTTTGATATATGTTTTCTGTAATATGCAGGTTATCAACCATGTCTGAGAAGATTGTGTATGCTATCTTGAATCATGGTGAGTATTCGCCCCTATTTGgtagatgtgtacatatttgtacagtGAAATTCTCTATGATGAATGCTTGGGTTGTATTGTTTGAATCAATgctctattttgttatttttatgtaAATGTTTACATACTTGTACACTAGTATGCTCTGTGATGATTGCATGACATTTTTTGTTGGTATATATACTAGATTTTGCTACTTTTCTGTAGATGTGTACTTGTTTGTACGCTGAAATGCTATGTGATGAATATATGGCCTGTCATACGGGTATGAATGCTAGATTTTGTTAGGTTTTTATAGAGGTATACATGTCATGTGGGTATGATGCTAAAATTTGTTATTTTTCTGTAGAGATGTAAATTTTTATACACTAGTATATATTTCACTTTATAGAGCATGTTCATGCACTTTAATGTACACCGTATATGTTAttgatatatgttttttttttgtaatatataGGGTACCAACCATATCTGAGCATTCTGTCATATATTGGTACATGCGTACATTTGTTTACACTAAAACTTTCTCTCTGATAAATGCATGGGTTGTTTTGTTTGAGCCAATGCTCTATTTCTATTGTTTTCTGCAGATGTGTACATACTTATACACTAGTATGGTCTCTCATGATTTTATGTACTGTCTTGCGGATAGGGATGTTGAATTTGGATTTTTGAAGGTGTGTACATAATTTTACACCATTGTGTTGTCTCAATATTATATGGCATGCTTTATTGGTATGCATCTGTACCCTTATCCACCTttgtcattaattttttttttgtaacaggTGCATGAATCATTTGGTCACAGTTAATGAAGATTGTTGGACATGGATACGATGCAGAGATGATTACCTCTTGATTATTCTATTTATAAATGGTGGATGTCACTAGGGTAAGTTTCTTTACCTTTGCAATTGAACTTGAAACCTTATTTTGAGCATAGTTCATCCTAGTAATGATGCATATGATATTCAGATTGATGATATGTCACACTTCAAACTCGTTGGGAATTATATGATTTCATATGTTATAAATTTAGGGACTCAAGCTCAAAATGATTTTATTCAATATGGGTAGTGATATTGTTGCTTAggtacacgattcaagttgtatgtGTGTATAAAATGGTGCACGTTGTGCTGTCTCATTTATATATGGAATTTTATGGTACGGATGTGcacaagttgattattttgaagATGTGGATAGCTCTGCAACtaagtgtacatagttgtacacatgcttTTTCTTAATGATATTTATACACatgtttattatttttaaatttgcGCATAGTTCCGCAACTTTATGTTGTTTTGCTTTTTTCAGATCATTTTATTGGTGTTTATGTTTTATTTTCCAGGTTGAAGATTATCGTATTTATGTCTAAGAGACAGGGTAGAAGCTCTTATGGATAGGATCATTAGTCTCATATCCATATCTCcatttggaagatgaagaactcaacGCAATAAAATTGTTAGGGAGAATTAAAGAATACCTATGATGTGCACTGAGTGCTTTACTTACCCCTCCGTTGATGATTTACTATCCTTCTTGCTTACGGCTTTGTGCTTTTTGTTTTCATGTAGCTTGTTAAAATGGATGATATATATTATCTTATTTATTTGAAGAATCTAGTTTGGTTTTTACTTCAATACATGTGTCTTTATTTCTGCAGGtatgaataatattttgacaTGTCAGTACATGTTCAACAACATGTACATTTTAATTTTCTATCCTGTCAGTAGATTACACCATCACGTACACCATTATGTACacatgattattattttttacttATAATATACCCTGTAAATTTGACGCCAATCTACATTAAAAACATCATTCACAGTAATAATAAGATTAATTCAAGGTTTAATTGTAATAATACTTGTTTAAGAAAGTTAAGAAACATAGTTGTCAAAAGTTTAACAAAGTTACAAACAATTTAAGCAAGTTTCAAACAACAATCAAGTTGTTGCTCTTCTACTTGCACGCTAATCTTGGTATTCTTTATTTTCTGCGATATTTTACAGTTTGGCAGGATCACTAATAGGTTTCTGCAGGTTCTGATGTTACCATCTCCAATaagtatgtacacacctacaaaaatcagaaaaattcaacTTCAAAAATTATAAAACATGCAATATATCCATGAGATAGCTTACcagtgtactagtatgtacacccAACAAATACAACTTCGAAAATTACAGGACCCGCGACATCCGTACTCACAAAACGGATAATATATCCATGACATAACATACTGGTatacaagtatgtacacacctacagAAATCTTACAAATCCAATCTCCATGCTCACACAAGAAAGGCCATATGCCCATGGCAAGATACAACAATGTATaagtatgtacacacctataaaaaTGGCACAACCTAACATTCAAAACTACAAATATGTCATATTCTCATGACATGATACAtcagtgtacaagtatgtacacaactacaaaaatttgaaaaatccaACATACATGCTTACACAAAACATGACATATGTCCATGACATGATACATCAgagtacaagtatgtacacacctataaaaaTCGCAAAACCACAACATTCAAAACCACAAAACAAGTCATCTTGCCCATAACATGATACAGCGGCGTACAAGTATGTAACTCCTGAACAAATCTAAAAAAAACATCATGATGCCCATGCAATAATCCATATATCCTCatttatcttacaaaaacaagtGGTTTTTGCTTGATCCGACGGTTTTGAATTGGCCTTCTACAACGATCGACGGTCCCCATTTATTTGAAAATGCAAGAAAAGTGAAGGAGATAAATCGTGGCTCATAATACACCCCCATCCTACGCCTTCATCCATCGTCCCAAATTGCTTATCTCCTTTAATTTCCTTTCGTTACGCCCGTTACTTATTCAACTCCATCTTTTAAATCCGTAATGAAGGAAATCAATTAGAACCACCATATTTACTTTTGATTCAAACctgaaaaatcaaatcaattgttCATACCTTACTAGAATAAAAGATACCCATTAACAACACCATTATTTCTGCTTACCAATCCTTAAATGTTGGGCTATATAAACCCTCAAAATTTTTACTTTGCACAGGTTCTCAGTGGTTGCCAGTCTCCCTTTTCTCTATCAAGGTTCATTAGTTCATGTACTTTTCTCTAATTTGATACTGTATATTTCATATTTCTGTTGGTTTTATTTTGTTTATATTTGTTACTTTTGCATGTTGTTGTTGTGAACAATAGATTCGTAGAAAAACCAACATCGGTCTCAGGTAAATATCAGTTGAATTTCATGATTTGAATTGGTTATCATTCATGTCAACTGTTTTTTATAATGCCAATGTGGCAACTATTGTTATATGCTTTGAATGTTGTGATTATCAATTGATGCCAATTCTCGCTGACACACATCTAGGTAATTTAATTGAGTTCCAAAAAACGAGTTAGATTTTATGGATGCGGATGATGTCGTCACGATGGACGACAATGTAAGTAGCACTCACCCTTCAAATCTTTGTTGATCAACAAATAACCCTATTAGATTCTCATACCTATGTAAGTTGTAACATAGATCTACAAAAGGTATTAACCTGACTAATGCTGTTATAGGGTTTTATTCGTTTTAAGCCTTTAGAAATTTTATGAGGTTTTCCTTCCTGTTATTGGTATCAGAATCTAATATGGTATAGTAATAGATTGTGAAAGTGAATATCCAGAATccatatttttgttgtttatgGTTTCTACCTGCATTATACTGGTTTTCGTTCTAAAAAGTTGCATTATGATTGTGAGTATTACGTTTTCCTTGGTTGTTTATGCTTACAACTTCCTTTTCTTACCCATCTGCCTTTTCCTACAGTAAAATTTGCAACGGTTCATAATACGTATATTTTTTTTCCCAGTACAATGGGCAAGGGTTCATGATAAACCAACGCACAATTACTGTTTCCACGGAGGAAACAATCACTTCAACGCAATTGTTTGGGatgattatccatttttctaAGTTGGATACTGAAGACATATATTTTAAAGTGACCAGTTTCATAGTGATCATGTGGTTTTTAACATCTTCATTCGTGCATGCCGAGATTGTCAAGAAATGCAGCCATTACAGTTAATAGATTAGCGAGATATATGTGTCTGTTCACTGAGCTTTCATTTTTAATTATGGTACATTCAAATTTGTTATTAACTCATTATACAGGTCTTTTCATATAGTTTGTAGAATTCAATTTTAACTTACTGGATTCATAACTTTTCACATACAAAAAAAGTTTATATGTGCACTATCCAAGATGCACCCATCATGCTGGTAAGTATAATGTACATTAAGCTTATGAAAGAGCAAGTTTGaccttgattttttttcttcttagttATTATCATGGAGTATTTAATGCTGGAAAATTTGAATGAA
This is a stretch of genomic DNA from Papaver somniferum cultivar HN1 chromosome 1, ASM357369v1, whole genome shotgun sequence. It encodes these proteins:
- the LOC113304521 gene encoding probable dolichyl-diphosphooligosaccharide--protein glycosyltransferase subunit 3B; this encodes MWISGKPCLPLLLFTIFILSTSFNLLVDSSESHSDRVSELISLQSKSKSGVIHLNDKSLNRFLTSAKSRSYSLIIFFDAVQLHDKQELHLKDLKFEFDLVSASFIKNNKDTPSQSKLFFCDIEFKESQNSFGLFGVNALPHIRHVSPQVRNVKDSEQMDQSDFSRMAESMAEFVESKTKLSVGNIERPPVVSQKQVGFLILALLISSPFLVKRVLAGNTLLHEPMLYLIFSVFVYFFSVSGAMFNIIRKMPMFLADRNDPSKLSFFYQGSGMQLGAEGFAVGGLYTLVGLLLAIATHLLVQVRNRSVQRGFMVFALIVSFWAVKKVVFLDNWKTGYGIHGYWPSSWN